In a genomic window of Rhinoderma darwinii isolate aRhiDar2 chromosome 10, aRhiDar2.hap1, whole genome shotgun sequence:
- the LOC142662277 gene encoding beta-1,4-galactosyltransferase 3-like produces MAIAKGRYLLLFLCVQLVVMALLYREGYRKRVAYFFGIFYKNGPNSLGLLNPQNVSLPGDVYANLSLISKPALREDLLPYCPETSPFIGGPIRVQLPEILTLEDVVHKNPYVTKGGRYKPPDCESNHKTAVIIPHRNREQHLKYLLYYLHPFLQRQQLNYGIYILHQAGNYTFNRAKLLNVGFKEAMKDEDWDCMFFHDVDLIPEDDRNLYTCDKFPKHASIAMDKFGYKLPYKSYFGGVSALSPEQYMKINGFPNNYWGWGGEDDDIAVRVALSGMLISRPSVRHGRYKMIKHGHDKGNEQNPKRFNLLAKTRRTWKQDGMNSLQYGLISKDLFPLYTNITVDIGTDKGLRPHT; encoded by the exons ATGGCCATCGCCAAGGGCAGGTACCTGCTGCTGTTCCTGTGCGTGCAGCTGGTGGTCATGGCTCTGCTCTACAGAGAAGGGTACCGGAAGCGGGTGGCGTATTTCTTTGGAATTTTTTACAAAAACGGACCCAACTCTCTAGGGTTGCTGAACCCCCAGAACGTCTCTCTGCCTGGTGACGTTTACGCCAATCTCAGTTTGATATCCAAGCCGGCCCTGCGGGAAGATCTGCTGCCATATTGCCCCGAGACCTCCCCTTTTATAG GAGGACCAATCCGGGTCCAGCTGCCGGAGATCTTGACGCTGGAAGACGTGGTCCACAAGAACCCGTATGTGACCAAAGGAGGCCGGTACAAGCCACCAGACTGCGAGTCTAACCATAAGACCGCCGTTATCATCCCTCACCGCAACCGGGAGCAGCACCTTAAATATCTCCTATATTATCTACACCCCTTCCTGCAGAGGCAGCAGCTCAACTACGGGATCTACATCCTCCACCAG GCCGGGAATTACACCTTCAACCGGGCGAAACTGCTGAATGTCGGCTTTAAAGAGGCCATGAAGGATGAGGACTGGGACTGCATGTTCTTCCATGACGTGGACCTCATTCCCGAGGACGACCGCAACTTGTACACCTGCGACAAGTTCCCGAAGCACGCGTCCATCGCCATGGATAAGTTTGGATACAA GTTGCCTTACAAGTCGTACTTTGGAGGGGTCTCCGCCCTCAGCCCAGAACAGTACATGAAGATAAATGGATTTCCAAATAATTACTGGGGGTGGGGCGGCGAGGACGATGACATCGCAGTCAG GGTGGCGCTCAGCGGCATGTTGATATCTCGGCCGTCCGTAAGACATGGGAGGTATAAGATGATAAAACACGGACACGACAAAGGAAATGAGCAGAATCCTAAAAG GTTCAACCTCTTAGCGAAGACCAGACGGACGTGGAAACAAGACGGGATGAACTCCCTGCAGTACGGCCTCATATCCAAGGATCTGTTCCCTCTCTACACCAACATCACCGTAGACATCGGCACAGACAAAGGCCTGAGACCCCACACGtga